Proteins encoded within one genomic window of Candidatus Binatota bacterium:
- a CDS encoding hydantoinase B/oxoprolinase family protein — translation MSEELNLRLAARRAALDGAGQIDPVSADIIRGAFETVCFETATLLGRSASSAIINQSNERNGSIMDGNGRLAGLSVGIPQLLFISPMAVRWGLENQKTDDWGAGDVFVGNDPDYGGGHLPDYTVYAPVYDRDGKVLLIAALQAHQGDTGGKDPGGFSPDAVDIFQEGMAIPRLKLVHRGRKRGDAVDMLVRNNRLPSFEGDISAMIAAAQLGASLLGELVDREGDDRIKAAINYNIDETERRFRAEVESWPDGSYEADVFIDQDTAGNPDVHVHVNCTVANDQLTVDMTGSDDRPELSNVWNTFSNSRGYAMAQLASMVDPTIAKNEGLFNAVNLVIPYGTILQPPPNKPAALGAFHPACEIAEAICVALSEILPERSSPQVYKLGMPNAVVGADEQGNMWMDQGVDVRASDASATQGVDGWGSMCSGLGNLVLAQAEDAESRFPVINLSREMTTDTGGAGRWRGQPGSLNSKKILEPTMAIAWMVSQKHPLNGLRGGDPGSPYGNRFCVGTPEEYEVENSLRAQLPAGAVIAYQYGGGGGFENPLLRDPAAVLEDVLDEYVSPEGARTRYGVVLAGTLEQQDLKIDLPATSDLRQLLTAERSGDPGLESSN, via the coding sequence TTGAGCGAAGAGTTAAACCTCAGGTTGGCGGCGAGACGGGCGGCCCTGGACGGTGCGGGCCAGATCGACCCGGTCAGCGCCGACATCATCCGCGGTGCGTTCGAAACCGTATGTTTCGAGACGGCCACCCTGCTGGGACGTTCGGCATCGTCGGCAATTATCAACCAGTCGAACGAGCGAAACGGTAGCATCATGGACGGTAACGGAAGGCTCGCCGGGCTTTCGGTGGGAATTCCCCAGTTGCTCTTCATTTCACCCATGGCTGTGAGGTGGGGACTCGAGAACCAGAAAACAGATGACTGGGGAGCGGGCGATGTCTTCGTCGGCAACGACCCCGACTATGGCGGAGGCCACCTACCCGACTACACGGTTTACGCGCCGGTCTATGACCGTGACGGCAAGGTATTGCTCATCGCTGCGCTGCAAGCCCACCAGGGCGACACCGGGGGCAAGGACCCCGGTGGTTTTTCGCCCGACGCGGTCGATATTTTCCAGGAAGGTATGGCCATCCCGCGCCTCAAGCTGGTTCACCGTGGCCGCAAGCGTGGCGACGCGGTGGACATGTTGGTGCGCAACAACCGCCTGCCCTCTTTTGAGGGCGATATCTCGGCGATGATCGCAGCCGCGCAACTTGGTGCCAGCCTGCTGGGAGAGTTGGTCGACCGCGAAGGTGACGATCGCATAAAAGCAGCGATCAACTACAACATCGACGAGACTGAGCGACGTTTCAGGGCCGAAGTGGAGAGCTGGCCGGATGGATCCTACGAAGCCGATGTCTTCATAGACCAGGACACGGCGGGCAACCCGGACGTGCACGTTCACGTTAATTGTACGGTTGCCAACGACCAACTGACCGTCGACATGACGGGCAGCGACGACAGGCCCGAGCTCTCCAACGTATGGAATACCTTTTCCAACAGCCGTGGTTACGCCATGGCCCAGTTGGCATCAATGGTTGACCCGACCATCGCCAAGAACGAGGGCTTGTTCAATGCGGTCAACCTGGTCATTCCGTACGGAACCATCCTGCAGCCTCCGCCCAACAAGCCAGCAGCGCTGGGAGCTTTTCACCCGGCCTGCGAGATCGCCGAAGCTATCTGCGTGGCCTTGTCCGAGATTCTTCCGGAACGCTCCTCTCCGCAGGTGTACAAGCTCGGCATGCCCAACGCCGTGGTTGGTGCTGACGAACAGGGCAATATGTGGATGGACCAAGGCGTTGACGTCAGGGCTTCCGACGCATCGGCAACCCAGGGTGTCGACGGCTGGGGGTCGATGTGCAGCGGTCTCGGCAATCTCGTACTCGCGCAAGCCGAAGACGCAGAGAGCCGTTTTCCCGTTATCAACCTGTCGCGTGAAATGACTACTGACACGGGCGGTGCCGGGCGCTGGCGTGGGCAGCCTGGCTCGCTCAACAGCAAAAAGATTCTCGAGCCGACAATGGCGATCGCCTGGATGGTTTCGCAGAAACACCCGCTCAACGGCCTCAGGGGTGGAGACCCCGGCAGCCCCTACGGCAACCGTTTCTGCGTGGGCACGCCCGAGGAATACGAGGTAGAAAATTCGCTTCGAGCCCAGTTGCCTGCGGGCGCGGTAATCGCGTACCAGTACGGTGGTGGCGGTGGATTCGAAAACCCACTTCTACGCGATCCCGCCGCGGTGCTTGAAGACGTTCTCGACGAGTACGTGAGTCCGGAAGGCGCACGCACCCGGTACGGCGTCGTACTGGCCGGAACACTGGAACAACAGGACCTCAAAATCGACTTGCCCGCCACCAGCGACCTTCGGCAACTTCTCACAGCCGAGCGGTCTGGGGATCCCGGACTGGAATCTTCGAACTGA
- a CDS encoding TetR/AcrR family transcriptional regulator, whose product MLKQGRGAAGTRLVPRWAYDEGGPFARGTIREATRERILDGAMKSVSSHGLRNLEMTDVSVSAGVSRGTLYRYFSNRDELLHSLTIREAHNFWTRCVGALEDCERDEERLKLLMLHATRYVKEHAALQRLLETDPAFVLSSLRQSFPSVRDELGRLLAPALASSEPVKAGVVSVDQLVDWLTRILVTTYLFPPEDNTAMENAMESMHGLLQESGASSES is encoded by the coding sequence ATGTTGAAGCAGGGTCGAGGCGCTGCCGGAACTCGATTGGTACCCAGGTGGGCTTACGATGAGGGCGGGCCTTTCGCGCGCGGTACCATCCGCGAGGCGACCCGGGAGCGAATTCTTGATGGAGCCATGAAGTCGGTGTCCAGCCACGGCCTTCGCAATCTCGAAATGACCGACGTGAGCGTCAGTGCCGGCGTGTCCCGCGGCACCCTGTACCGTTACTTCTCGAACCGCGACGAATTGCTGCACAGCCTGACGATTCGCGAGGCTCACAATTTCTGGACACGTTGCGTAGGGGCCCTCGAAGATTGCGAACGGGACGAAGAACGACTCAAGTTGTTGATGCTTCACGCTACCCGCTACGTCAAAGAACACGCCGCCCTGCAGCGCCTGCTCGAGACCGACCCCGCCTTCGTTCTTTCCTCGCTCAGGCAGAGTTTCCCCTCTGTGCGCGACGAACTTGGCAGGCTGCTTGCCCCGGCCCTTGCAAGCAGTGAGCCCGTGAAAGCGGGCGTTGTTTCGGTCGATCAGCTGGTCGATTGGCTGACACGCATACTCGTTACGACTTATCTCTTTCCGCCAGAAGACAACACTGCCATGGAAAACGCCATGGAGTCGATGCACGGCCTGTTGCAGGAGAGTGGCGCAAGCAGTGAATCATGA